A region from the Sorex araneus isolate mSorAra2 chromosome 6, mSorAra2.pri, whole genome shotgun sequence genome encodes:
- the LOC101553347 gene encoding cytochrome P450 2D14-like, with product MGLLTGMLGPLAVAVVIFLLLVDLMHRRVRWAPRYPPGPRPLPGLGNLLHVDFQNMSYSMNRLRSRFGDVFSLQVAWTPMVVLNGLSAVREALVQHSEATSDRPPEPSYEHLGFHSHSEGVILARYGQAWREQRRFSVSTMRNFGLGKKSLEQWVTEEAGCLCEAFSDHAGRPFSPRLLLNKAVSNVISSLIYARRFEYRDPRFTKLLEIMDTALEEDFGLMREVLNSIPVLLKIPGLPAKAFPGQTAMMAMLDELNTENRQTWDPTQPPRALTDAFLEEVEKAKGNPESSFSDANLRMVVADLFTAGMVTTSTTLAWALLLMILHPDVQRRVQQEIDEVVGQARPPEMGDQARMPYTMAVIHEVQRFGDIVPMGLPHMTSRDVEIQGFLIPKGTTLLTNLSSVLKDETVWAKPLQFHPEHFLDAQGRFVKHEAFMPFSAGRRACLGEPLARMELFLFFTCLLQRFSFSVPAGQPRPSDHGIPGFLVIPAPYELCAVSH from the exons ATGGGGCTGCTGACTGGAATGTTGGGACCCCTGGCAGTGGCCGTGGTCATCTTCCTGCTCCTGGTGGACCTCATGCACCGGCGAGTCCGCTGGGCCCCTCGATACCCgccaggccccaggcccttgCCTGGGCTGGGCAACCTGCTGCATGTGGACTTTCAGAACATGTCCTATTCCATGAACCGG CTACGCAGCCGCTTCGGGGACGTTTTCAGCCTGCAAGTGGCCTGGACACCGATGGTTGTGCTCAATGGGCTGTCGGCGGTGCGAGAGGCGCTGGTGCAGCACAGCGAGGCCACCTCAGACAGGCCCCCTGAACCCTCCTACGAGCACCTGGGTTTCCACTCACACTCTGAAg GCGTGATTCTAGCGCGCTACGGGCAGGCGTGGCGCGAGCAGCGGCGCTTCTCCGTGTCCACCATGCGCAACTTCGGCCTGGGCAAGAAGTCACTGGAGCAGTGGGTGACAGAGGAGGCCGGCTGCCTCTGCGAGGCCTTCAGCGACCATGCTG GACGCCCCTTTAGTCCCCGCCTCCTTCTGAATAAAGCCGTGAGCAACGTGATCTCCTCCCTCATCTACGCGCGCCGCTTTGAGTACAGGGACCCGCGCTTCACCAAGCTGCTGGAGATAATGGACACGGCCCTGGAGGAAGACTTTGGTTTGATGCGTGAG GTTCTGAATTCTATCCCGGTGCTTCTGAAAATCCCGGGGCTCCCTGCCAAGGCCTTCCCAGGGCAGACTGCCATGATGGCCATGCTGGATGAGCTGAACACGGAGAACAGACAGACCTGGGACCCCACACAGCCACCTCGAGCCCTGACTGatgccttcctggaggaggtggagaag GCCAAGGGGAACCCCGAAAGCAGCTTCAGTGATGCCAACCTGCGCATGGTGGTGGCGGACCTTTTTACTGCCGGGATGGTGACCACCTCGACCACACTGGCCTGGGCCCTGCTGCTCATGATCCTGCACCCCGACGTGCAGC GTCGTGTCCAGCAGGAGATCGATGAGGTGGTCGGGCAGGCACGGCCACCAGAGATGGGAGACCAGGCCCGCATGCCCTACACCATGGCCGTGATCCACGAAGTGCAGCGGTTTGGGGACATAGTTCCAATGGGTTTACCCCACATGACATCCCGTGATGTTGAAATCCAGGGCTTCCTCATCCCCAAG GGGACGACGCTGCTCACCAACCTGTCATCGGTGCTGAAGGATGAGACTGTCTGGGCGAAGCCACTCCAATTCCACCCAGAGCACTTCCTGGATGCCCAGGGCCGCTTCGTGAAGCACGAGGCCTTCATGCCCTTCTCAGCAG GTCGGCGTGCATGCCTCGGGGAGCCCCTGGCCCGCATGgagctcttcctcttcttcacctGCCTCCTGCAGCGCTTCAGCTTCTCGGTGCCCGCAGGCCAGCCCAGGCCCAGCGACCACGGCATCCCTGGCTTCCTAGTGATCCCAGCCCCCTACGAGCTCTGTGCTGTGTCTCACTAA